Proteins from one Streptomyces sp. 840.1 genomic window:
- a CDS encoding alpha/beta fold hydrolase: MSETLPNTLQYRFDGPEDAPVLVIGPSLGTTWHMWDRQIAELTQHWRVFRFDLPGHGGAPARPATAVGELADRLLATLDGVGVQRFGYAGCSIGGAIGAELALRHPNRVASLALVASSARFGSADEFRQRGVIVRTNGLEPMARAAPERWFTSGFAAAQPAIVEWAVQMVRTTDPGCYIAACEALAAFDIRGALGRIGVPTLVLVGAEDKVTGPGDARTLVAGIPDARLALVPGASHLAPVEQPGAVTDLLLTHFSAAWQDTQAAIPALTHAPRLSAPVLPVAEITAATARPADPSQGRTDPYPQGMRIRREVLGDAHVDGVTAASDGFTDDFQELVTRYAWGEVWSREGLDRRMRSTVTLTALVASGHLESLAAHVSAALRNGLTPAEIREVLLQTAVYCGIPAASAAFTIAQSVIQAETTPPA; encoded by the coding sequence GTGAGCGAGACACTACCGAACACCCTCCAATACCGCTTTGACGGGCCAGAAGACGCTCCGGTCCTGGTGATCGGCCCTTCCCTGGGCACCACCTGGCACATGTGGGACCGGCAGATAGCCGAGCTCACCCAGCACTGGAGAGTCTTCCGCTTCGACCTCCCGGGCCACGGCGGCGCACCCGCCCGCCCGGCCACCGCCGTGGGCGAACTCGCCGACCGGCTGCTCGCGACCCTCGACGGCGTGGGCGTCCAGCGCTTCGGATACGCGGGCTGCTCCATCGGCGGCGCGATCGGTGCCGAACTGGCGCTGCGGCACCCGAACCGGGTCGCTTCGCTGGCCCTGGTTGCCTCATCGGCCAGATTCGGCAGCGCCGACGAGTTCCGGCAGCGCGGGGTCATCGTCCGCACCAACGGGCTGGAGCCGATGGCCCGCGCCGCCCCCGAGCGCTGGTTCACCTCAGGGTTCGCCGCCGCGCAGCCCGCCATCGTGGAGTGGGCCGTCCAGATGGTCCGGACCACCGACCCCGGCTGCTACATAGCGGCCTGCGAGGCCCTCGCCGCCTTCGACATCCGTGGGGCACTGGGCCGGATCGGCGTCCCCACACTCGTCCTGGTCGGGGCCGAGGACAAGGTCACCGGCCCCGGCGACGCCCGCACCCTGGTCGCCGGCATACCCGACGCCCGGCTGGCCCTGGTCCCCGGCGCCTCGCACCTGGCCCCGGTCGAGCAGCCCGGAGCCGTCACCGACCTGCTGCTCACCCACTTCTCCGCCGCCTGGCAGGACACCCAGGCGGCCATTCCGGCGCTCACCCACGCCCCGCGGCTCTCCGCCCCCGTACTGCCCGTCGCGGAGATCACCGCGGCCACCGCGCGGCCCGCGGACCCCTCGCAGGGGCGCACCGATCCGTACCCGCAGGGCATGCGGATCCGCCGCGAGGTGCTGGGGGACGCCCACGTGGACGGCGTCACGGCCGCCTCCGACGGCTTCACCGACGACTTCCAGGAGCTCGTCACCCGCTACGCCTGGGGCGAGGTGTGGAGCAGGGAGGGGCTGGACCGGCGCATGCGCAGTACCGTCACGCTCACCGCGCTGGTCGCCTCCGGTCACCTGGAGAGCCTGGCCGCACACGTCAGCGCGGCCCTGCGCAACGGCCTCACCCCGGCCGAGATCCGGGAGGTCCTGCTGCAGACGGCCGTCTACTGCGGCATTCCGGCGGCGAGCGCGGCCTTCACGATCGCGCAGTCGGTGATTCAGGCCGAAACGACACCGCCCGCATAG
- a CDS encoding PP2C family protein-serine/threonine phosphatase, which yields MGISTQGAVGVGGRASSPWSAVPWPVLIVDAGGALVLVNDTAGALLPRARPGAVMADAVPAWLWRAHERVSARSQESTEREVFSGAVSGRTFEAHPTVHADDTVAWWLIDDTDCRLAREALAMERERTAFLTHSSNLLLSSLNLDRCMDVTAQMAAEHLADAALVIVPSRVHHLPMVTCLRGGNSSMSHPRVDPAEVPGLAEALQGFPPVPSRWLDPAVAPAWLVPEGFGQVGSIVITPLPGHGVPAGALVLLRHSENPAFTEREEVFARLFAARAGAAMSAARLYAEQSAITEVLMRELLPPALQQVAGVDYAGGYRPSEDHERIGGDFYDVHPSVTEGEASLVVLGDVCGKGLEAAVLTGKIRNTLHALLPMAGDHQRMLSLLNTSLLNSHHTRFATLVLASAIREGHEVRLTLTSAGHLAPLILRTDGEVEEAETLGTLVGAIPDARSSSTALTLAPGETCVLYTDGITEARGGPLGETLFGEERLRRSLSECTGMPAEGIVERIQMLASEWVGKGRHDDMAIVVISAPRSHHLSAVNGHTRGRYTA from the coding sequence ATGGGTATTTCGACCCAAGGTGCAGTCGGCGTGGGCGGTCGGGCGAGCTCCCCGTGGAGTGCCGTCCCCTGGCCGGTGTTGATCGTGGACGCCGGGGGCGCCCTGGTGCTCGTGAACGACACAGCGGGGGCCCTCCTGCCCCGGGCCCGGCCGGGTGCCGTAATGGCGGATGCCGTTCCCGCCTGGTTGTGGCGTGCGCACGAGAGAGTCAGTGCACGGTCCCAGGAGTCCACCGAACGCGAGGTGTTCTCGGGCGCCGTGAGCGGGCGGACCTTCGAGGCGCATCCGACCGTTCACGCTGATGACACCGTGGCGTGGTGGCTGATCGATGACACGGACTGCCGCCTGGCGCGTGAAGCGCTGGCGATGGAGCGCGAGCGCACCGCGTTTCTGACGCATTCGTCGAACCTGTTGCTCTCGTCCCTCAACCTGGACCGGTGCATGGACGTCACCGCGCAGATGGCTGCCGAACACCTCGCCGACGCGGCCCTGGTCATCGTCCCCTCCCGGGTCCACCACCTGCCGATGGTGACCTGTCTGCGCGGTGGTAACTCCTCGATGTCGCACCCTCGGGTCGATCCGGCTGAAGTGCCGGGCCTGGCAGAGGCGTTGCAGGGGTTCCCGCCGGTGCCGTCCCGCTGGCTCGACCCTGCCGTCGCCCCTGCGTGGCTGGTGCCCGAGGGGTTCGGGCAGGTCGGTTCGATCGTGATCACGCCGCTGCCGGGGCACGGGGTGCCGGCGGGAGCGCTCGTGCTGCTGCGGCATTCGGAGAACCCGGCGTTCACCGAACGCGAGGAGGTGTTCGCCCGGCTGTTCGCCGCGCGGGCGGGGGCCGCCATGTCGGCCGCCCGCCTGTACGCGGAGCAGTCGGCGATCACGGAAGTCCTGATGCGTGAACTGCTCCCGCCCGCCCTCCAACAAGTGGCCGGGGTCGATTACGCCGGTGGGTACCGGCCTTCCGAGGACCACGAGCGGATCGGCGGCGACTTCTACGACGTACACCCTTCGGTGACCGAGGGTGAGGCTTCGCTGGTGGTGCTGGGGGACGTGTGCGGCAAGGGGCTGGAAGCCGCGGTGCTGACGGGCAAGATCCGCAACACCCTGCACGCCCTGCTGCCCATGGCCGGTGACCACCAGCGGATGCTCAGTCTGCTCAACACATCGCTCCTGAACTCCCACCACACCCGCTTCGCGACGCTGGTCCTGGCCTCGGCGATCCGTGAGGGGCACGAGGTGCGGCTGACGCTGACCAGTGCCGGGCACCTCGCACCGCTGATCCTGCGGACCGACGGCGAGGTGGAGGAAGCGGAGACGCTGGGCACTCTGGTCGGGGCGATCCCCGACGCCCGCTCCAGCAGCACGGCGCTCACGCTGGCGCCCGGGGAGACCTGCGTCCTCTACACGGACGGGATCACCGAGGCCCGCGGCGGGCCCCTCGGCGAGACACTGTTCGGTGAGGAGCGTCTGCGCCGCTCGCTGTCCGAGTGCACGGGCATGCCGGCGGAGGGGATCGTGGAGCGGATCCAGATGCTCGCCTCGGAGTGGGTCGGCAAGGGCCGCCACGACGACATGGCCATCGTGGTGATCTCCGCTCCCCGCTCCCACCACCTGAGTGCGGTGAACGGTCACACTCGGGGCAGGTACACCGCATGA
- a CDS encoding B12-binding domain-containing protein: MSPNAFHSAQNGRTPRRWVDELWKAVTDGDEHAATEVVTSALEEGLDAESVLLDVIARVQGRVGEEWAANRLSVASEHTATAINDRAVAALALHPASRTTADRGRITVACVDGEWHALPARILAEVLKLRGWHVDYLGAQVPTPHLIAHLHRTNCDAVALSSSIATRLPTAHAAITACQAVGVPVLVGGAAFGADGRYARLLGADDWAPDARAAAERLALGPLPRPQPHHQPIDDLPHLADQEFTLVARNSTTLVRAAFTGLESRFPAMRAYSDQQREHTAADLVHIVEFLGIALYTGDDDLFADFLAWTSGILAARNVPPHSLPPALQILADELRDFPRATRILRLGIERLTSAALVPAGNTA, encoded by the coding sequence ATGAGCCCTAACGCCTTCCACTCCGCACAGAACGGCCGAACACCCCGACGGTGGGTGGATGAGTTGTGGAAGGCCGTCACGGACGGGGACGAGCACGCCGCGACCGAGGTGGTGACGAGCGCCCTGGAAGAGGGCCTCGACGCGGAGAGCGTACTGCTCGACGTCATCGCCCGGGTGCAGGGCAGGGTGGGCGAGGAATGGGCCGCGAACCGCCTCAGCGTCGCCTCTGAACACACCGCCACCGCGATCAACGACCGCGCCGTGGCCGCACTGGCCCTGCACCCCGCCTCCCGCACCACCGCCGATCGGGGAAGGATCACGGTGGCCTGCGTCGACGGCGAGTGGCACGCCCTGCCGGCCCGCATTCTGGCCGAGGTACTGAAACTGAGGGGCTGGCACGTGGACTACCTCGGAGCACAGGTGCCCACTCCGCACCTGATCGCGCATCTGCACCGCACCAACTGCGACGCGGTCGCGCTCTCCAGCTCGATCGCCACCCGGCTGCCCACCGCTCACGCCGCGATCACCGCCTGCCAGGCCGTCGGCGTACCCGTGCTCGTCGGCGGTGCCGCCTTCGGGGCCGACGGCCGCTACGCCCGCCTGCTGGGCGCCGATGACTGGGCACCCGATGCCCGCGCCGCCGCCGAACGTCTCGCCCTCGGCCCGCTGCCCCGTCCACAGCCGCACCACCAGCCGATCGACGACCTGCCCCACCTGGCCGACCAGGAATTCACCCTGGTCGCCCGCAACAGCACGACCCTGGTCCGTGCGGCCTTCACCGGACTGGAGTCCCGCTTCCCCGCGATGCGCGCCTACAGCGACCAGCAGCGTGAACACACCGCGGCGGACCTCGTCCACATCGTGGAGTTCCTCGGTATCGCCCTCTACACCGGCGACGACGACCTCTTCGCGGACTTCCTCGCCTGGACCAGCGGCATCCTCGCCGCTCGCAACGTTCCGCCGCACAGCCTGCCGCCGGCCCTGCAGATCCTCGCCGACGAGTTGAGGGACTTCCCCCGCGCCACCCGGATCCTCCGGCTCGGCATCGAACGCCTCACCTCCGCCGCCCTCGTCCCTGCCGGGAACACCGCATGA
- a CDS encoding STAS domain-containing protein: MTTTPPSHLRLTTVDSETTVRIEIQGDLDFDNADQLLATANGKLADNPHLLDLHLHFAGLGTTDSMGLSILLMIRRRATEAGVRLHLDERPSALDRMLRITGTLAHLTALPTGGADDSAGAEEQHLRRGPGDAGPDHSA; this comes from the coding sequence ATGACTACGACGCCCCCCAGCCACCTGCGCCTGACGACCGTGGACTCCGAGACCACTGTCCGCATCGAAATCCAGGGCGACCTCGACTTCGACAACGCCGACCAGCTCCTGGCCACGGCCAACGGCAAGCTCGCCGACAACCCCCACCTGCTCGACCTCCACCTCCACTTCGCGGGACTCGGCACCACCGATTCCATGGGCCTCTCGATCCTGTTGATGATCCGCCGCCGCGCCACCGAGGCCGGCGTCCGCCTCCACCTGGACGAGCGCCCTTCGGCCCTGGACCGCATGCTGAGGATCACCGGCACGCTCGCCCACCTCACGGCCCTGCCCACCGGCGGTGCCGACGACTCCGCCGGCGCCGAAGAACAGCACCTCAGACGCGGACCGGGCGACGCGGGGCCGGACCACAGCGCCTGA
- a CDS encoding MarR family winged helix-turn-helix transcriptional regulator: MPQEPAAQALTRDAARAVSRVIELLDIPLERVRGTTHPAPLSTSQLHLLCLVDRDDGIRMRALGQLLDTAPSSVSRMCDRLQTMGLLERRPCPHSRREVVLRLTGAGKSHLEAVRTQRETALLHVIGALRSTERRALTKGLTALHTALCAAADTKAEG; the protein is encoded by the coding sequence GTGCCGCAAGAACCCGCCGCGCAAGCACTCACCCGGGACGCCGCCCGCGCCGTCTCCCGTGTCATCGAACTCCTCGACATCCCGCTGGAACGCGTTCGCGGAACGACACATCCGGCTCCCCTGTCGACCTCACAACTTCACCTGCTCTGTCTCGTCGACCGCGACGACGGAATCCGCATGCGCGCCCTCGGTCAGCTCCTCGACACGGCGCCCTCCTCGGTCAGCCGCATGTGCGACCGCCTGCAGACCATGGGACTCCTCGAACGACGCCCATGCCCGCACAGCCGCCGCGAAGTGGTCCTGCGCCTGACCGGAGCGGGAAAGTCCCACCTCGAAGCGGTCCGCACCCAACGCGAAACCGCGCTGCTCCACGTCATCGGGGCCCTGCGGAGCACGGAACGCCGGGCACTGACCAAAGGACTGACGGCCTTGCACACGGCTCTCTGCGCAGCCGCCGACACGAAGGCCGAGGGCTGA
- a CDS encoding PRC-barrel domain-containing protein — protein sequence MSDNIWGYQPTTGHTAGTDLIGYKVEATDGSVGKVDKHSDDVNSAYLVVDTGVWIFGKHVLLPAGTVRTIDTAERKILVDLTKDQIKHSPEFDKDKHVGDAGYHEQVGGYYQSHRRS from the coding sequence ATGAGTGACAACATCTGGGGCTACCAGCCGACCACCGGCCACACCGCGGGCACCGACCTGATCGGTTACAAGGTCGAGGCGACCGACGGAAGCGTCGGCAAGGTCGACAAGCACTCGGACGACGTCAACTCCGCGTACCTCGTGGTCGATACCGGTGTCTGGATCTTCGGCAAGCACGTACTGCTGCCCGCCGGCACGGTACGCACCATCGACACGGCCGAGCGGAAGATCCTCGTCGACCTCACCAAGGACCAGATCAAGCACTCGCCCGAGTTCGACAAGGACAAGCATGTGGGAGACGCGGGATACCACGAGCAGGTCGGCGGCTACTACCAGAGCCACCGCCGCTCCTGA
- a CDS encoding DUF5133 domain-containing protein, with protein MLIAHPMILRSLVGRYEKLQLLNSQERTPPTDQELQDVSYTLCVTTGTRTVEDALVAAEQQLASPADAEVASSDVRLTA; from the coding sequence GTGTTGATTGCGCACCCCATGATCCTGCGGAGTCTCGTCGGTCGGTACGAGAAGCTCCAGCTTCTGAACTCTCAGGAGCGCACGCCGCCGACGGATCAGGAACTGCAGGACGTGTCCTACACGCTGTGCGTGACCACCGGCACGCGCACGGTGGAGGACGCGCTCGTGGCAGCGGAGCAACAGCTCGCCTCGCCGGCCGACGCGGAGGTCGCCTCCTCGGACGTACGGCTCACGGCCTGA
- a CDS encoding DMT family transporter, giving the protein MSEPTTMGPARIRAFIGAGLVLVSCLSVQASAALASTLFDRLGAPAVAGLRQLCAALFLMVLVRPRVRGHTRQDWAGMVIYGAAMAVMNVAYYCTVGRLPLGVAATLLFLGPFVVAVASARAWREALLPAVGLAGVVLVTEPGGTDEWAGIASGLLSALALACYTVFAQRVGRASSGLEGLAVSVCISAILLLPFSLPAAPSVNGSDRVLVVVSGVVGVALAFTLDFQAVKMAGAKVVATLFSLDPVMGALIGALALAESLSAPVLVGMGLIVSAGAAATWRAESRPAPPMPTSTDRP; this is encoded by the coding sequence GTGAGCGAACCGACCACCATGGGGCCTGCCCGTATCCGAGCATTCATCGGCGCGGGCCTGGTCCTCGTCAGTTGTCTGAGTGTGCAAGCCTCAGCAGCACTCGCCTCGACACTCTTCGACCGGCTGGGTGCTCCCGCCGTCGCCGGGCTGCGGCAGCTCTGCGCTGCCCTCTTCCTGATGGTGCTGGTGCGGCCGAGGGTCCGTGGCCACACGCGGCAGGACTGGGCCGGCATGGTCATCTACGGCGCGGCGATGGCCGTCATGAACGTGGCCTACTACTGCACGGTGGGCCGCCTCCCACTCGGCGTGGCGGCGACGCTGCTGTTCCTCGGTCCGTTCGTCGTGGCGGTCGCCTCGGCGCGCGCTTGGCGCGAAGCGCTCCTCCCGGCAGTCGGCCTGGCGGGCGTAGTCCTGGTAACGGAACCCGGCGGGACGGACGAGTGGGCGGGAATCGCCTCCGGACTGCTCTCCGCGCTGGCCCTTGCCTGCTACACCGTCTTCGCTCAGCGCGTGGGCAGGGCGTCCTCCGGATTGGAGGGACTGGCCGTATCGGTCTGCATATCGGCGATCCTGCTCCTCCCCTTCTCCCTTCCCGCCGCCCCAAGCGTCAACGGATCCGACCGGGTCCTGGTCGTTGTCTCCGGCGTCGTCGGGGTGGCTCTCGCTTTCACCCTGGATTTCCAGGCCGTGAAGATGGCCGGGGCCAAAGTGGTCGCGACGTTGTTCTCCCTCGACCCAGTGATGGGCGCACTCATCGGCGCCCTCGCACTCGCCGAGAGTCTCTCCGCACCGGTACTCGTCGGCATGGGACTGATCGTGTCAGCCGGTGCCGCAGCGACCTGGCGTGCTGAAAGCCGCCCAGCTCCGCCGATGCCAACCAGCACCGACCGCCCGTAA
- a CDS encoding TetR/AcrR family transcriptional regulator: MDQDTADTAEATARPSARDRLLDAADELFSRNGIARTSVDQVLHQAHVAPATLYAHFGGKDGLVAAALQRRLDRWEQVWKEAVDAAAAPADKLLALFDAVSAYRDRYTPGRGCAFLATSIELPDLDHPARAVIEAESTLLLTRLNRLAETVTPENPAALAGNVLLVYDGAMANLQRGRTPEPLGHGKALARCLIQNAIETEQ, encoded by the coding sequence ATGGACCAGGACACCGCTGACACCGCTGAGGCCACGGCCAGACCGTCCGCCAGGGACCGATTGCTGGACGCAGCCGACGAGCTCTTCTCCCGGAACGGCATCGCCCGCACCAGCGTCGATCAGGTGCTGCACCAGGCCCACGTCGCCCCCGCCACGCTCTACGCGCACTTCGGGGGAAAGGACGGCCTGGTCGCAGCCGCGCTGCAACGGCGCCTGGACCGCTGGGAACAGGTATGGAAGGAAGCGGTAGACGCCGCAGCCGCACCCGCCGACAAGCTCCTGGCCCTGTTCGACGCTGTCTCCGCCTACCGGGACCGGTACACCCCGGGCCGCGGGTGCGCCTTCCTCGCGACCAGCATTGAGCTGCCTGACCTCGATCACCCCGCCCGCGCCGTGATCGAGGCGGAGTCCACGCTCCTTCTCACGCGGCTGAACCGGCTGGCGGAAACTGTCACCCCCGAGAACCCCGCCGCCCTGGCAGGCAACGTGCTGCTCGTGTACGACGGAGCCATGGCCAACCTCCAACGCGGACGGACACCGGAGCCGCTCGGCCACGGCAAGGCGCTGGCGAGATGCCTGATCCAGAACGCGATCGAGACCGAACAGTGA
- a CDS encoding IS5 family transposase — protein MQPSQSYPSDLSDARWELIRPTLEAWRQARAGIRKPTHDLRTLMNAILYVDRTGIPWRYLPHDFPPHQTVYGYFARWEADGIFDQLTNILRGKVRKAEGRASQPSACLIDSQSIKTSATVPLTSQGIDPAKKIIGRKRHIVTDTLGLLLAVAVTAASVHDSAAGTQLMTKVAALHPTISKAWADNGYKTKAVEHAAHLGIDLEIVQRDPTTRGFHVQPRRWVIERTLGWLMHHRRLARDYETHPHRSAAMIQLAAINLMTRRLTHETTLNWRDT, from the coding sequence ATGCAGCCCTCACAGTCCTACCCCAGCGACCTGTCCGACGCCCGCTGGGAACTCATCCGCCCCACGCTGGAAGCCTGGCGCCAGGCCCGCGCCGGCATCCGCAAGCCCACCCACGACCTACGCACCCTGATGAACGCCATCCTCTACGTCGACCGCACCGGCATTCCCTGGCGCTACCTCCCCCACGACTTCCCACCCCACCAGACCGTCTACGGCTACTTCGCCCGCTGGGAAGCCGACGGCATCTTCGACCAGCTCACCAACATCCTCCGCGGCAAGGTCCGCAAGGCCGAAGGCCGCGCGAGCCAGCCCAGCGCCTGCCTGATCGACAGCCAGAGCATCAAGACTTCCGCCACCGTCCCCCTGACCAGCCAAGGTATCGACCCGGCCAAGAAGATCATCGGACGCAAACGGCACATCGTCACCGACACCCTCGGCCTCCTCCTGGCCGTCGCCGTCACCGCCGCGAGCGTCCACGACTCCGCGGCCGGCACCCAGCTCATGACCAAGGTCGCCGCACTCCACCCAACGATCAGCAAAGCCTGGGCCGACAACGGCTACAAGACCAAAGCCGTCGAACACGCCGCCCACCTCGGCATCGACCTCGAGATCGTCCAACGCGACCCCACCACCAGAGGCTTCCACGTCCAGCCACGCCGATGGGTCATCGAACGCACCCTCGGCTGGCTCATGCACCACCGCCGCCTCGCCCGCGACTACGAAACCCACCCCCACCGATCAGCAGCCATGATCCAGCTGGCCGCCATCAACCTCATGACCCGCCGCCTCACCCACGAGACCACCCTCAACTGGCGCGACACCTAG